In Plantibacter sp. PA-3-X8, one DNA window encodes the following:
- a CDS encoding DUF3117 domain-containing protein, translated as MAAMKPRTGDGPMEAVKEGRLIIVRVPLEGGGRLVVSVNDAEAQELHDALAGVVSAG; from the coding sequence ATGGCCGCAATGAAGCCACGCACCGGAGACGGGCCAATGGAGGCCGTGAAGGAGGGTCGGCTCATCATCGTGCGAGTGCCTCTTGAAGGGGGAGGGCGTCTCGTCGTGTCGGTCAACGACGCAGAGGCTCAAGAACTGCATGATGCACTCGCGGGTGTGGTGAGCGCGGGCTGA
- a CDS encoding citrate synthase: MNYPGGTAEFPIHQSAQGASSIDISSLTRQTGLTTLDYGFVNTAATKSAITYIDGDQGILRYRGYPIEQLAKQSTFLEVAWLLIHGELPTTDELGGFDEKIRRHTLLHEDLKRFFSALPHTAHPMAVLSSALQAMSTYYESDANPHDPDHVELTTVRMLAKLPVIAAYAHKKSVGQAFLYPDNSLSFVDNFLKLNFGNLAEPYEIDPVLSKALDLLLILHEDHEQNASTSTVRLVGSTGANLYASVSAGINALSGPLHGGANEAVLQMLGRIQESGEGVQRFVDRVKNKEDGVKLMGFGHRVYKNYDPRAKLVKESAGEVLRALGINDPLLDLAQELEQIALEDDYFKERKLYPNVDFYTGVIYKAMGFPTRMFTVLFAIGRLPGWIAHWREMNLDPQTKIGRPQQLYTGSPERPFPTR, encoded by the coding sequence CTGAACTACCCCGGCGGAACGGCCGAATTCCCGATCCACCAGTCAGCCCAGGGCGCGTCGAGTATCGACATCTCCTCGCTCACGCGGCAGACCGGCCTGACCACGCTCGACTACGGGTTCGTCAACACAGCGGCGACCAAGTCGGCGATCACGTACATCGACGGCGACCAGGGCATCCTGCGCTACCGCGGCTACCCGATCGAGCAGCTCGCCAAGCAGTCGACCTTCCTCGAGGTCGCCTGGCTGCTCATCCACGGTGAACTCCCGACGACCGACGAACTCGGCGGATTCGACGAGAAGATCCGGCGCCACACGCTCCTCCACGAGGACCTCAAGCGGTTCTTCTCGGCGCTCCCGCACACGGCGCACCCGATGGCTGTCCTGTCGAGCGCCCTGCAGGCCATGTCGACCTACTACGAGTCGGACGCCAATCCGCACGATCCCGACCACGTCGAGCTCACGACGGTCCGCATGCTCGCAAAGCTCCCGGTGATCGCCGCCTACGCGCACAAGAAGTCGGTCGGGCAGGCGTTCCTCTACCCCGACAACTCGCTGAGCTTCGTCGACAACTTCCTCAAGCTGAACTTCGGCAACCTCGCCGAGCCGTACGAGATCGATCCCGTCCTGTCGAAGGCGCTCGACCTCCTGCTCATCCTGCACGAGGACCACGAGCAGAACGCCTCGACCTCCACGGTCCGCCTCGTCGGCTCCACCGGAGCGAACCTCTACGCCTCCGTGTCCGCCGGTATCAACGCCCTGTCGGGTCCGCTGCACGGTGGCGCGAACGAAGCTGTCCTGCAGATGCTCGGCCGGATCCAGGAGTCCGGCGAGGGCGTGCAGCGCTTCGTCGACCGCGTGAAGAACAAAGAAGACGGCGTGAAGCTCATGGGCTTCGGGCACCGCGTCTACAAGAACTACGACCCGCGCGCCAAGCTCGTCAAGGAGAGCGCCGGCGAGGTGCTCCGGGCGCTCGGCATCAACGACCCGCTGCTCGACCTGGCTCAGGAGCTCGAGCAGATCGCCCTGGAGGACGACTACTTCAAGGAGCGCAAGCTCTACCCGAACGTCGACTTCTACACCGGCGTCATCTACAAGGCGATGGGCTTCCCGACGCGGATGTTCACGGTGCTCTTCGCCATCGGACGCCTGCCCGGGTGGATCGCCCACTGGCGTGAGATGAACCTCGACCCGCAGACCAAGATCGGGCGCCCGCAGCAGCTGTACACGGGTTCGCCCGAGCGTCCCTTCCCGACGCGCTAA
- a CDS encoding O-methyltransferase encodes MSEHNLNWKYAGDVVVESAAMLTARAHAHELGVEPISPAIGAQIAVVAAATRAESIVEVGTGTGVSGLWLLRGATSAVLTSIDTEIVHQQQARAAFTEAGITTNRIRLITGSALDVLPRMNENSYDLVLVDGDPGSVIEYVEHGLRLVRPGGTVLVPHALWRGRVADPAQRDETTGLFRSLVQEISASDAVVSALSPAGDGLLQITKPNL; translated from the coding sequence GTGTCAGAACACAATCTCAACTGGAAGTACGCGGGCGACGTCGTCGTCGAGAGCGCGGCGATGCTCACGGCGCGCGCTCACGCGCACGAACTGGGCGTCGAACCGATCTCCCCGGCGATCGGCGCGCAGATCGCGGTGGTGGCCGCGGCTACCCGCGCGGAGTCCATCGTCGAGGTGGGCACCGGCACCGGCGTCTCCGGGCTCTGGCTGCTCCGCGGCGCCACGAGCGCGGTGCTGACGTCCATCGACACCGAGATCGTGCACCAGCAGCAGGCACGCGCGGCGTTCACGGAGGCCGGCATCACGACCAACCGCATCCGCCTCATCACCGGCAGCGCGCTCGACGTCCTGCCGCGGATGAACGAGAACTCCTACGACCTCGTCCTCGTCGACGGCGACCCGGGATCGGTCATCGAGTACGTCGAGCACGGACTCCGTCTGGTGCGTCCCGGTGGCACCGTGCTCGTCCCGCACGCGCTTTGGCGGGGCCGCGTGGCCGATCCGGCTCAGCGGGACGAGACCACAGGCCTCTTCCGCTCGCTCGTCCAGGAGATCTCCGCGTCAGACGCGGTCGTCAGCGCCCTGTCCCCGGCCGGCGACGGCCTCCTGCAGATCACCAAACCGAACCTCTGA
- the dapE gene encoding succinyl-diaminopimelate desuccinylase, with protein MPAEVPVLDLSVSSVELTQQLCDIASVSGDEARIADAIEASLEGLEHLTIVRDGDTVVASTSLGRAQRVIIAGHIDTVPINGNVPTRFEERDGEAVLWGRGTVDMKGGVAVQLKLAAELADPIVDITWMWYDNEEVASDLNGLGRLARNRPDLFVGDFAILGEPSNAGVEGGCNGTLRVHVSAHGKRSHAARSWVGVNAIHAISPVLATLASYTPREVEVDGLVYREGVNAVGITGGVAGNVIPDLVTVEVNYRFAPSRTGAEALAHLEELFSGFEVVQTDVAEGARPGLDAPIAQDFLAAVGGTPAPKYGWTDVARFSALGVPAVNYGPGDPLLAHADDERVPLAHIQDCERGLRAWLTGPDGR; from the coding sequence ATGCCAGCCGAAGTCCCCGTACTCGACCTGTCCGTCTCCTCGGTGGAACTCACCCAGCAGCTGTGCGACATCGCCTCCGTCTCGGGGGATGAAGCCCGCATCGCCGACGCGATCGAGGCGTCGCTCGAGGGTCTCGAGCACCTGACGATCGTGCGCGACGGCGACACGGTGGTCGCTTCCACTTCGCTCGGACGTGCACAGCGGGTCATCATCGCCGGCCACATCGACACCGTCCCGATCAACGGAAACGTCCCGACCCGGTTCGAGGAGCGCGACGGCGAGGCGGTGCTCTGGGGTCGAGGGACGGTCGACATGAAGGGCGGCGTCGCGGTCCAGCTGAAGCTCGCGGCTGAGCTCGCCGATCCCATCGTCGACATCACCTGGATGTGGTACGACAACGAGGAGGTCGCATCCGACCTCAACGGCCTCGGGCGTCTCGCGCGGAACCGTCCCGACCTCTTCGTCGGTGACTTCGCGATCCTCGGCGAGCCGAGCAACGCCGGCGTCGAGGGTGGCTGCAACGGAACGCTCCGCGTCCACGTGAGCGCCCACGGCAAGCGCTCGCATGCGGCCAGGAGCTGGGTCGGCGTCAACGCGATCCACGCGATCTCACCGGTCCTCGCGACGCTCGCCTCGTACACGCCACGGGAGGTCGAGGTCGACGGGCTCGTCTACCGGGAGGGCGTCAACGCGGTCGGGATCACCGGCGGCGTCGCCGGGAACGTGATCCCGGACTTGGTCACCGTCGAGGTGAACTACCGCTTCGCTCCGAGCCGGACGGGTGCCGAGGCGCTCGCCCACCTCGAGGAGCTCTTCTCCGGCTTCGAGGTCGTGCAGACGGACGTCGCGGAGGGCGCTCGTCCCGGGCTCGACGCGCCGATCGCCCAGGACTTCCTGGCCGCGGTCGGCGGCACACCGGCCCCGAAGTACGGATGGACGGACGTCGCACGCTTCTCCGCACTCGGCGTCCCCGCCGTCAACTACGGACCGGGTGACCCGCTCCTCGCCCATGCCGACGACGAGCGCGTCCCGCTCGCACACATCCAGGACTGCGAGCGCGGGCTCCGCGCCTGGCTGACCGGGCCCGATGGTCGCTGA
- a CDS encoding general stress protein has translation MSDPRQFGRKGAPALGVIPRGETVASYESYESAQAAISSLAHTDFPVKEISIVGSDLKSVERVTGRLSYGRAAGAGAVSGAWLGLFLGLVLVIFNPETNLMLLGAAVLMGAAFGMLFGIVSYSVTRKRQEYTSATLVVATRYDLIVGGELANRARNLLERGPETDAG, from the coding sequence ATGAGTGATCCGCGACAGTTCGGCCGGAAGGGCGCCCCGGCGCTCGGCGTCATCCCGCGAGGCGAGACGGTGGCCAGCTACGAGAGTTACGAGTCCGCGCAGGCCGCGATCTCGTCGCTCGCCCACACCGATTTCCCGGTCAAGGAGATCTCGATCGTCGGCAGTGATCTCAAGAGCGTCGAACGCGTCACCGGTCGCCTCAGCTACGGCCGTGCTGCGGGAGCCGGTGCGGTCAGCGGTGCCTGGCTGGGACTGTTCCTCGGGCTCGTCCTCGTCATCTTCAATCCCGAGACGAACCTCATGCTGCTCGGAGCCGCGGTGCTCATGGGTGCCGCGTTCGGCATGCTGTTCGGCATCGTGTCGTACTCGGTGACCCGCAAGCGGCAGGAGTACACCTCGGCCACGCTCGTCGTGGCGACGCGCTACGACCTCATCGTCGGCGGTGAGCTCGCGAACCGCGCACGCAACCTCCTGGAGCGCGGCCCGGAGACCGACGCGGGCTGA
- a CDS encoding Mrp/NBP35 family ATP-binding protein, with product MADAGAADTGAADTGLAERIRTALARVIDPEIRKPITELDMVGPITVDDTGAADVTIKLTIVGCPAAASIERDVREATAATPGVTSVAVDVQVMTTAERQALTERLRGGRSARGIPFGPDSLTRVYAVTSGKGGVGKSTVTANLAVALAASGLRVGLVDADVHGFSIPGLLGLVENGLAVKPTQVGDMILPPVAHGVKVVSIGMFIDAPTDGTTAVAVAWRGPMLHRTIQQFLTDVFFGDLDVLLLDLPPGTGDVAISIGQLLPHAEVLVVTTPQPAAAEVAERSGVVARQTGQRVHGVIENMAGLPQPDGSVLQLFGSGGGEALAARLSIGQDAPVPLLASVPLSVPLREGGDAGLPIVLSDPTDPAAAEILRLAGQLAARPRGLAGRRLGVSTS from the coding sequence GTGGCTGACGCCGGCGCGGCTGACACCGGCGCGGCTGACACCGGCCTCGCCGAGCGGATCAGGACCGCGCTCGCCCGAGTCATCGACCCGGAGATCCGCAAACCGATCACCGAACTCGACATGGTCGGCCCGATCACGGTGGACGACACCGGTGCCGCCGACGTCACCATCAAGCTCACGATCGTCGGCTGCCCGGCAGCGGCGAGCATCGAGCGCGACGTGCGTGAGGCCACCGCGGCGACCCCCGGGGTGACGAGCGTCGCGGTCGACGTCCAGGTGATGACGACGGCGGAGCGTCAGGCACTCACGGAGCGCCTGCGTGGCGGCCGCAGCGCCCGCGGCATCCCGTTCGGCCCGGACTCACTGACCCGCGTGTACGCCGTCACAAGCGGCAAGGGCGGTGTCGGGAAGTCGACGGTGACCGCGAACCTGGCCGTCGCACTCGCCGCCAGCGGCCTGCGGGTCGGCCTGGTCGACGCGGACGTCCACGGGTTCTCCATCCCGGGGCTCCTCGGACTGGTCGAGAACGGCTTGGCCGTCAAACCGACGCAGGTCGGCGACATGATCCTGCCGCCCGTCGCCCACGGTGTGAAGGTCGTCTCGATCGGCATGTTCATCGACGCACCGACGGACGGCACCACCGCCGTCGCCGTCGCCTGGCGCGGACCGATGCTCCACCGCACCATCCAGCAGTTCCTGACCGACGTGTTCTTCGGCGACCTCGACGTGCTGCTCCTCGACCTCCCGCCCGGCACCGGGGACGTCGCCATCTCCATCGGCCAGCTGCTCCCCCACGCCGAGGTGCTCGTCGTCACGACACCGCAGCCGGCCGCCGCCGAGGTGGCCGAGCGCAGCGGCGTGGTGGCGCGCCAGACCGGGCAGCGCGTCCACGGCGTCATCGAGAACATGGCGGGTCTCCCCCAGCCCGACGGCAGCGTCCTGCAGCTGTTCGGCTCAGGGGGTGGCGAGGCGCTCGCGGCGCGGCTGTCGATCGGCCAGGACGCCCCGGTACCGCTCCTCGCCTCGGTCCCGCTCAGCGTTCCGCTTCGGGAGGGCGGGGACGCCGGGCTGCCGATCGTCCTCTCGGATCCGACGGATCCCGCGGCTGCCGAGATCCTCCGGCTGGCCGGTCAGCTCGCTGCGAGACCTCGTGGCCTCGCCGGTCGTCGTCTCGGCGTCAGCACGAGCTGA
- a CDS encoding endonuclease/exonuclease/phosphatase family protein — protein sequence MLKTVGGVIAAVLAIATTALLVVAVLPGLFGLEQAQVVVQLSAFRLLVAIAAAGGALLCLVTAILVRGSRRVLPAILAVVLAAVSVTGAVVTANRGIDDQMVAGEATDLADQVTVLTWNTLGDAVDPGTIAAIAVREGADVVSLPETSSDTAAVVAAAMTAAGRPMVAHSTDADAGGTSLLISTGLGEYAVRAPTVTGPTAIERSETLIADPVLGRGPTLVAVHTTAPLPSRLDDWRAELADLAGRCTDDADVIMAGDFNATLDHLAGLRGVGDLGACHDAAAADAAAGLGTWPTELPTVLGAPIDHVMATPGWVTVSAHVLTDVDGTGSDHRPVVATLLPRTGS from the coding sequence GTGCTGAAGACCGTCGGTGGCGTCATCGCGGCCGTGCTCGCGATCGCGACCACGGCCCTGCTCGTCGTCGCCGTCCTCCCCGGACTGTTCGGTCTCGAGCAGGCCCAGGTCGTCGTCCAACTGAGCGCGTTCCGCCTCCTCGTGGCGATCGCCGCCGCGGGCGGCGCACTGCTCTGCCTCGTGACGGCGATCCTCGTCCGGGGGTCCCGCCGCGTGCTCCCCGCCATCCTGGCGGTCGTCCTCGCCGCGGTCTCGGTCACCGGCGCCGTCGTCACGGCCAACCGCGGAATCGACGACCAGATGGTCGCCGGAGAGGCGACCGACCTCGCGGATCAGGTCACGGTCCTCACCTGGAACACCCTCGGCGATGCCGTCGACCCCGGAACGATCGCGGCGATCGCGGTGCGTGAGGGCGCCGACGTCGTCTCCCTGCCGGAGACCTCGTCCGACACCGCGGCGGTCGTCGCCGCCGCGATGACCGCCGCCGGACGGCCGATGGTTGCGCATTCGACCGACGCCGACGCAGGAGGGACGAGCCTCCTCATCAGCACCGGACTCGGCGAGTACGCGGTCCGTGCACCGACGGTGACCGGCCCGACCGCCATCGAGCGCTCGGAGACGCTCATCGCCGATCCGGTCCTCGGCCGCGGACCGACCCTCGTCGCGGTCCACACCACGGCCCCACTGCCGAGTCGGCTCGACGACTGGCGTGCGGAGCTCGCCGATCTCGCCGGCCGCTGCACCGACGACGCGGACGTGATCATGGCCGGTGACTTCAACGCGACGCTCGACCACCTCGCCGGGTTGCGCGGCGTCGGCGACCTCGGCGCGTGCCACGACGCCGCGGCGGCCGACGCGGCAGCCGGGCTCGGTACCTGGCCGACCGAGCTCCCGACTGTCCTCGGCGCACCGATCGACCACGTCATGGCGACACCGGGATGGGTCACGGTGTCTGCTCACGTCCTGACCGACGTCGACGGCACGGGCAGTGATCACCGGCCCGTGGTCGCGACGCTGCTCCCCCGCACGGGGAGCTGA
- a CDS encoding Sec-independent protein translocase TatB codes for MFGLTFDKLLIIGVIAVFLLGPERLPYYASQLARLVRTLRDLASGAKDRMREEMGPEFDEVDWKKLDPRQYDPRRIIREALLDDEPPVTPTVATTAPLDAAPAAAAADAAVPSLEKPKSIQAATDERLRRLAAGETAAPPFDLEAT; via the coding sequence GTGTTCGGTCTGACCTTCGACAAACTCCTCATCATCGGGGTCATCGCCGTGTTCCTGCTGGGTCCGGAACGGCTGCCGTACTACGCCTCGCAACTGGCGCGACTCGTCCGCACCCTCCGCGACCTCGCCTCCGGCGCCAAGGACCGGATGCGCGAGGAGATGGGACCGGAGTTCGACGAGGTCGACTGGAAGAAGCTCGACCCGCGTCAGTACGATCCGAGACGCATCATCCGCGAGGCGCTCCTCGACGACGAGCCTCCGGTGACGCCGACGGTCGCGACGACCGCTCCGCTCGACGCGGCTCCCGCAGCCGCGGCCGCCGATGCAGCCGTCCCATCGCTCGAGAAGCCGAAGTCGATCCAGGCGGCGACCGACGAGCGCCTGCGCCGACTCGCCGCCGGAGAGACCGCCGCGCCCCCGTTCGACCTCGAAGCCACCTGA
- the dapD gene encoding 2,3,4,5-tetrahydropyridine-2,6-dicarboxylate N-succinyltransferase, with the protein MTAAPAETPVPTHAWGSGLATIAADGTVLDTWFPEPSLGRIPEGRDRWIAPADLEALATDDERRAVRIDIVTVEIELQAAPQSTPDAYLRLHLLSHLLVQPNTISLDGVFAHLPIVVWTNAGPVHPADFDRLRPSLLRAGIHATGIDKFPRLLDYVTPDKVRIADASRVRLGAHLAPGTTVMHEGFVNFNAGTLGASMVEGRISQGVVVGDGSDIGGGASIMGTLSGGGTQRVAIGQRALLGANSGIGISIGDDSVVEAGLYVTAGTKVVLAGAAATAEGAPRTVKAVELSGVPNLLFRRNSLTGAVEVLPRSGSGVELNAALHA; encoded by the coding sequence ATGACCGCTGCGCCTGCCGAGACCCCTGTTCCGACTCACGCCTGGGGCTCCGGCCTCGCGACCATCGCCGCCGACGGCACCGTGCTCGACACCTGGTTCCCCGAGCCCTCGCTCGGACGGATCCCCGAGGGCCGCGACCGCTGGATCGCCCCCGCAGACCTCGAGGCCCTCGCGACCGACGACGAGCGCCGGGCCGTCCGCATCGACATCGTCACGGTCGAGATCGAGCTGCAGGCCGCTCCGCAGAGCACCCCGGACGCCTACCTGCGGCTGCACCTGCTCAGCCACCTGCTCGTCCAGCCGAACACGATCTCGCTCGACGGTGTCTTCGCGCACCTCCCCATCGTCGTCTGGACCAACGCCGGCCCCGTCCACCCCGCGGACTTCGACCGCCTCCGACCGTCGCTCCTCCGCGCCGGCATCCACGCGACCGGCATCGACAAGTTCCCGAGACTCCTCGACTACGTGACGCCCGACAAGGTCCGGATCGCCGACGCCTCGCGCGTCCGGCTCGGCGCCCACCTGGCACCGGGCACCACCGTCATGCACGAGGGCTTCGTCAACTTCAACGCCGGGACCCTCGGCGCATCGATGGTCGAAGGACGCATCTCGCAGGGCGTCGTCGTCGGTGACGGCAGCGACATCGGGGGTGGTGCGTCGATCATGGGGACGCTCTCCGGCGGCGGGACGCAGCGGGTGGCGATCGGTCAGCGCGCCCTCCTCGGCGCCAACTCCGGCATCGGCATCTCGATCGGCGACGACTCGGTGGTCGAGGCGGGTCTCTACGTGACTGCGGGCACCAAGGTCGTCCTCGCGGGTGCTGCGGCCACGGCCGAAGGCGCGCCGCGCACGGTCAAGGCGGTCGAGCTGTCGGGTGTCCCGAACCTCCTGTTCCGTCGGAACTCACTCACCGGTGCCGTCGAGGTGCTCCCCCGCTCGGGCTCGGGCGTCGAGCTGAACGCGGCACTGCACGCCTGA
- a CDS encoding aminopeptidase P family protein, with protein MATSADTSSSNTVQTEATSNRAAAWSEGFRAFIGTGWADRPEVLPEPRETAGLAAARRERLSAQFPGHRLVLPAGGMKQRSNDTDYLYRAHSAFSYYTGWAADTEPDSVLVLDPEESGHTATLYFRERAGRDTDEFYTNAAIGEFWIGARPSLAQVAADLAIATADLSAFTADAADLTVDVDDTLTRAVSEMRLVKDAYEIAQMRLAVDATARGFDDVVAELPKVLAHERGERIVEGVFAGRARADGNGVGYETIAAAGPHACILHWTRNDGRVVPGDLILIDAGVELDSYYTADITRTIPVSGTFTEVQRRVYEAVREAADEAFAIVRPGIRFREVHAAAMAVIARKTAEWGLLPVTAEEALLKENEQHRRYMVHGTSHHLGTDVHDCAQARREMYADAVIEPGMVFTIEPGLYFQVDDLTVPEEYRGIGVRIEDDILVTEDGAENLSAGIPRTADEVEAWLAR; from the coding sequence ATGGCGACTTCCGCAGACACATCCAGTTCGAACACCGTCCAGACCGAGGCGACCTCCAACCGGGCGGCCGCCTGGTCCGAGGGCTTCCGCGCCTTCATCGGCACCGGGTGGGCAGACCGCCCCGAGGTCCTGCCGGAGCCGCGGGAGACCGCCGGCCTCGCAGCGGCTCGTCGTGAACGCCTGTCGGCACAGTTCCCCGGTCACCGTCTCGTCCTCCCCGCGGGCGGGATGAAGCAGCGGTCGAACGACACCGACTACCTGTACCGGGCGCACTCCGCCTTCTCCTACTACACCGGCTGGGCGGCCGACACCGAGCCCGACAGCGTCCTCGTGCTCGATCCCGAGGAGTCCGGCCACACCGCGACCCTGTACTTCCGCGAGCGAGCGGGCCGCGACACCGACGAGTTCTACACGAACGCCGCGATCGGTGAGTTCTGGATCGGTGCGCGTCCGTCGCTCGCCCAGGTGGCCGCCGACCTCGCGATCGCGACCGCCGACCTCTCGGCGTTCACCGCCGACGCCGCCGATCTCACGGTCGACGTCGACGACACCCTGACGCGCGCCGTGTCCGAGATGCGCCTCGTGAAGGACGCCTACGAGATCGCGCAGATGCGTCTCGCCGTCGACGCGACCGCGCGCGGCTTCGACGACGTCGTCGCCGAACTCCCGAAGGTCCTCGCGCACGAGCGCGGCGAGCGCATCGTCGAGGGCGTCTTCGCCGGGCGGGCTCGCGCCGACGGGAACGGCGTCGGGTACGAGACCATCGCCGCCGCTGGACCGCACGCCTGCATCCTCCACTGGACGCGCAACGACGGACGGGTCGTCCCGGGTGACCTCATCCTCATCGACGCCGGCGTCGAGCTCGACAGCTACTACACCGCCGACATCACCCGCACGATCCCGGTGTCCGGCACGTTCACCGAAGTCCAGCGACGGGTCTACGAGGCCGTCCGTGAGGCGGCCGACGAGGCCTTCGCCATCGTCCGCCCCGGTATCCGGTTCCGCGAGGTGCACGCGGCCGCGATGGCGGTCATCGCACGCAAGACCGCCGAATGGGGCCTGCTCCCCGTCACCGCCGAGGAAGCGCTCCTGAAGGAGAACGAGCAGCACCGGCGGTACATGGTGCACGGGACGAGCCACCACCTCGGCACCGACGTGCACGACTGCGCCCAGGCCCGCCGCGAGATGTACGCCGACGCCGTGATCGAGCCCGGCATGGTCTTCACGATCGAACCCGGCCTCTACTTCCAGGTCGACGACCTCACGGTCCCCGAGGAGTACCGCGGCATCGGCGTCCGGATCGAGGACGACATCCTCGTCACCGAGGACGGCGCGGAGAACCTGTCGGCCGGCATCCCGCGCACCGCGGACGAGGTCGAGGCCTGGCTCGCGCGCTGA
- a CDS encoding DUF1003 domain-containing protein: protein MARAPRNEVRLDAPKGLRSSVRSIRRAPASRDRFGRFTEWIARAMGTPWFLLGLTLFVILWIAWNTYGPLALRFDSVDIGFVALTLVLSLQASYAAPLILLAQNRQDDRDRVQIEQDRQRSERNLADTEYLAREVVALRLALKDMASKDFIRAELRSLLEELDRDRTDQPEHDGPERRRG, encoded by the coding sequence GTGGCACGAGCACCCCGCAATGAGGTCCGGCTCGACGCTCCGAAGGGGCTTCGGAGTTCCGTCCGTTCCATCCGCCGCGCCCCGGCCTCGCGCGACCGCTTCGGCCGGTTCACCGAGTGGATCGCCCGGGCGATGGGCACGCCGTGGTTCCTCCTCGGCCTCACCCTCTTCGTCATCCTGTGGATCGCCTGGAACACCTACGGTCCACTCGCCCTCCGGTTCGACTCCGTCGACATCGGCTTCGTGGCCCTGACCCTCGTGCTGTCGCTCCAGGCCTCGTACGCCGCTCCGCTCATCCTGCTCGCCCAGAACCGCCAGGACGACCGCGACCGCGTGCAGATCGAGCAGGACCGGCAGCGGTCCGAACGCAACCTCGCCGACACCGAGTACCTCGCCCGTGAGGTCGTCGCGCTGCGACTGGCCCTCAAGGACATGGCCTCGAAGGACTTCATCCGCGCCGAACTGCGCTCCCTCCTCGAGGAACTCGATCGGGATCGCACGGACCAGCCCGAACACGACGGGCCCGAGCGCCGGCGTGGCTGA
- a CDS encoding magnesium transporter MgtE N-terminal domain-containing protein: MSATRVFVARLAGCTVFDPAGDRVGKVRDVLVVYRTGKPPRVVGLIVEIPGKRRVFVSIGRVTSIGAGQIITTGLINVRRFEQRGGEVRVIAELFGRRVVFRATGEEATIEDVAIEEQGPGEWQVSQLFVRRPKTTASPFVKGPTTFATWNELREEQELGEAQSAEQLIATYADLKPADLANTLLDLPRDRMIEVAEELSDDRLADVLEEMPETDQVQILAQLDDDRAADVLDQMQPDDAADLIAQLPEDRGEHLLELMEPEEAEDVRMLLRFDPETAGGLMTTEPIILSADATVAEALASIRRSELAPALAAGVCITLPPYESPTGRFLGMVHFQRMLRYPPHERLGTLLDQSLDPVGVRTSAAEVSRILASYNLVQVPVVDEQHRLLGVVTIDDVLDYLLPDDWRSIDENDELPASEQRLGSNGRRAGRGTSTPQ; the protein is encoded by the coding sequence GTGAGTGCAACCAGAGTGTTCGTCGCCAGGCTCGCCGGGTGCACCGTCTTCGACCCCGCGGGCGATCGTGTCGGCAAGGTCAGGGACGTGCTCGTCGTCTACCGCACCGGCAAACCCCCGCGGGTCGTCGGCCTCATCGTCGAGATCCCCGGGAAACGCCGTGTGTTCGTGTCGATCGGCCGCGTGACGAGCATCGGCGCCGGGCAGATCATCACCACGGGACTCATCAACGTCCGCCGGTTCGAGCAGCGCGGTGGCGAGGTGCGCGTGATCGCCGAACTCTTCGGCCGACGCGTCGTCTTCCGCGCCACCGGTGAGGAGGCGACGATCGAGGACGTCGCCATCGAGGAGCAGGGCCCCGGCGAGTGGCAGGTGTCGCAGCTGTTCGTCCGCCGCCCGAAGACCACCGCCTCCCCCTTCGTGAAGGGCCCGACCACCTTCGCCACCTGGAACGAGCTGCGCGAGGAGCAGGAGCTCGGCGAGGCCCAGTCCGCCGAGCAGCTCATCGCGACCTACGCCGACCTGAAACCGGCCGACCTCGCGAACACGCTCCTCGACCTCCCGCGCGACCGGATGATCGAGGTCGCGGAGGAGCTGTCTGACGACCGCCTCGCGGACGTGCTCGAGGAGATGCCAGAGACGGACCAGGTCCAGATCCTCGCCCAGCTCGACGACGACCGCGCAGCCGACGTCCTCGATCAGATGCAGCCGGACGACGCGGCCGACCTCATCGCCCAGCTCCCCGAGGACCGCGGTGAGCACCTCCTCGAGCTCATGGAGCCGGAGGAGGCGGAGGACGTCCGCATGCTCCTCCGGTTCGACCCGGAGACCGCGGGTGGCCTCATGACGACCGAGCCGATCATCCTCTCCGCCGACGCCACCGTCGCGGAGGCCCTCGCGTCGATCCGACGCTCCGAGCTGGCACCGGCGCTGGCGGCCGGCGTCTGCATCACCCTGCCGCCGTACGAGTCACCGACGGGACGCTTCCTCGGGATGGTGCACTTCCAGCGCATGCTCCGCTACCCGCCGCACGAGCGCCTCGGGACCCTGCTCGATCAGAGCCTCGATCCGGTGGGCGTGCGGACCTCCGCCGCCGAGGTCTCGCGGATCCTCGCGAGCTACAACCTCGTCCAGGTACCCGTCGTCGACGAACAGCACCGGCTCCTGGGGGTCGTGACGATCGACGACGTCCTCGACTACCTGCTCCCGGACGACTGGCGCAGCATCGACGAGAACGATGAACTCCCGGCGTCGGAACAGCGGCTCGGATCGAACGGAAGGAGGGCAGGTCGTGGCACGAGCACCCCGCAATGA